The sequence AGCTGCTGCCTCTGCCGATGAAGCCATGGCATGGCTGCGGCAGGGTCAAGAGTTTGATATTGGTGTGGTGGATGCTTACATGCCAGATCAGGATGGCATCACGCTAGCAAGGCAAATTCGCCAACTTGAGCAGACCATGTGCGCCGCAGACTGCTCTGCCTTATCGAGAAAAGTGCCTTTACTACTCCTCACAGCGGTTGGCAGTTCCCAGTCTAGTTGGAATGACGCTGAGGTGGAATTTGCCCAATGCCTGAACAAGCCAGTTAAGCAGTCTCATTTTTACAACGCTCTCGTAGAAATCCTGGAACACCAAGCTGCACACCAGGCCCAACTGTCTCCAGCAGAGACTCGATCGCGGTCAAATGCAGCAGTGGCTAAACTGCAACTGCCGGAGATGCCTGCAAATTTGCGTATTTTGCTGGCTGAGGACAATGCCGTGAACCAAAAGGTAGCGATCCACATGCTCCAACGCCTGGGATACCGCACAGATTTAGCAGGTAATGGCCTAGAGGTGCTCGAAGCGCTCCAACGTCAGCCCTACGATGTGGTGTTAATGGATGTACAGATGCCAGATATGGATGGCATCACAGCGGCAGAGCGTATCTGTAGTCAATGGTCGAGTGCAGAGCGTCCTCGGATTATTGCTATGACGGCTAATGCTATGCACGGCGATCGAGAAGCCTGTCTAGACGCTGGCATGGATGATTACATCAGCAAACCCGTGCGGCTAGAGGAATTAGCGCAGGCACTGAGTAAGTGCACTAGTCGCATAGTCTGAGCATAGTAGCTGCTACAGCGGCACTAGACTGCTAGTGGAGAATGAGCCTCGCAAGGCCCTTGGGGGCCAACATTGCCTATGGCTAGCTAACATGGTGTAGCAGCAGACGGGTGTGCCCTGCACGCTAAAGCACTGCGATCGGCAAGGCCCCAATCTACTTGCAACAGCGCTTTGCTATCAGTAACCATTGCGATGGCTATCCTCGAAAATCAGGGTAAGATTTCAAAGTTGTGCTAGGAGGTAATCATAGTGCCTCTGGGCGATCGCTGGCTAGTCTATGAATGCAGTCGAAATCGAAGAAGCCGTTTCGCGGTTAGCCGAATCTCCCTTTGACCCGGAGGAATTTCCGTTTGCGTTTCTGGAAGCGTTTGGCAACAAGGCGACCACGATCAAGCGGCTGAGAAGTCAGGGCAAGGATTCGACGAATCAGTCGGATTTGGGTGGGGTGCTCCAGCGCAACAACATCCACATCAAGGTATGCGCTGAGGGGCAAGTTGAAGCGACGCTGACGGCGTTGCGGGAGAGTGGGGCGACGGCTCGACACAAGGTCAAGTTTATTTTGGCGACGGACAGCCAGAGCCTTGAAGCCGAAAATCTGCTGGAGGGGGAAACCCTTGCCTGCGACTACCCCAACTTTGCCGATCACTTTGGCTTTTTCTTACCCCTCGCCGGAATCACGACGGTCAAGCAGATTCGCGAAAATGCCTTTGACATCAAGGCCACAGGGCGGCTAAATCGGCTGTATGTGGAGCTATTGAAGGAAAATCCCGACTGGGAGCAGCGACCAGAGGACTTTAATCACTTCATGGCGCGGCTAATCTTCTGCTTTTTTGCCGAGGATACGAATATTTTTCCGCCGACGGCCAAGGGAGAGGGGCTATTTACCCACACTGTGGCACAGATGAGTGCTGGGGATGCGTCGAATACCCATGAGGTGCTAGCAGAGATTTTTCGAGCCATGGCAACACCGCTGTCAGAGCGGCGGACAGCAGGGATTCGCCGGTGGGCAGAGGCTTTTCCCTATGTGAATGGCGGTTTATTTTCTCCCCTCGCCCCCCCTGGGAGAGGAGCCGGGGGTGAGGGTCTTATGTCTGGAGATGGCCCTCATCCCCTAACCCCTTCTCCCAAGTCGGGAGAAGGGGAACCAGAGGCTGCTTCACCCCTCGCCCCCCCTTGGGAGAGGGGCCGGGGGTGAGGGACAAGTCCCCCGGTTCAGCCTGGACGCATTGACCTGTGTCTGCGCTATGGCAACGTGACCTTGGGAATTGAACTGAAGGTGTGGCGCGATGGGGAAAAAGACCCCCTCACCAAGGGCTTACAGCAGTTGGATCAGTATTTGGCCGGGTTGGGGCTAGATTCAGGCTGGCTGGTGATTTTTGACCGGCGATCGGGCCTCCCCCCATTGAAGAGCGGACGACTACGGAATCAGCTACTACCCCCAGTGGCCGAGCTGTGGTGGTGATTCGGGGATAAAAGAGTTGTCAGTCAACTAGGGTATCAGCTCACCAAAAATAAACTGAGGGGCGGCAATGGTTGAAAAGCAGGCGTTGATAGCTGACTGTGTAAACTTGCCAAAAACATGTGTAAACTTGCCAAAAACAGATGTCCAATCTGCCTATCTTGACCAGCTTGCCAGCAGGTTAGAAGGATGTTTAGCTTGCCCACTACTGCAATTCATGTCAGGATGCAGCTCACGATCGAGTAATCATGGCTTCGAGGGCGGCTTGTAAATCCTGAGTCAGTGCAGTGACAGCTTGCTTGGCACTGCGACGATCGCGTTGATAGTCTGGCCAGCGATCGCTAACAGATATCGGCTCACCCACAGTAACCGTTGCCATCTGCTTGCCTAAACGAGGCCGGGGATAGGTACGTTCACCTTTCAGGCGGGCAACCGTTTCCCAAGTCAGCAATAGGGTTTCGGCAAACCTCTCAGCGGTTGGATTTTCCCGCACATAGCGCCCGGTAACAGCCACAAAACTTTCCACCAGCCGCATGTGCCAAATACGAAGGTCGGCTTCTTCCGCAATGCGATCGGCCAAGCTCCGCTCTACTGCTGACAGCGCTTCTAAGCTCTTGATGTCATCTCGATAGATGCAGTCCCAAGCAGCTTGTTCTAGTCGTCGGCAGCGATCAGGCACGGAACCCCTTGGTTGAAGGCCAAAATATTGTTCAGCTACTGTCAAGGCAGTGTTGAGCAGAGCCTGTAGGCGATCGGCTAGTAACTGGTTAGGATCGGAACTTGGTGAAGCTGCTGGAGCATCTGTAGCCTCAGGCGGATTGTAGTGGTAGAAGCGCTGGTAAAACCCTTCCATCAGCCCCAACAGACGAATGCCAAGCCTGTAGAGGCGAGGATAAAGTCGAGCTTCTGGCGTTGCAGGTGAGTCACCAATGGGCAATTGCCAGGTGTCTGATGTAACAGGCGCGGTCTCTTCCGTTGTCCCACGGTTAGCAGATGGTTGAATGCCAACATCGGCTTCAAGCTGCGTCAACAGGGCTTCTAGGGCTGCCCATGGCGGCGTAATGTATTGATAGCGAATGCCAATGGGCACAATGAATACCTGCTCATGGCGGCCTGCTTTAATTAAATCTTCAACACACCAAAACCCCATTTGAGCAATGCCTGGTTCTAACGGACTAACGATTTCACTATGCCCATTAGTTGCGCCTTCAGGAGCCGCGATCATAGGTAATGTGCCGTTGGCGAAA is a genomic window of Cyanobacteriota bacterium containing:
- a CDS encoding response regulator, which produces VDPNFNLACDQPTHQLQGKRLLIVDDNYTSRQTLTEQAESWGMVVQAAASADEAMAWLRQGQEFDIGVVDAYMPDQDGITLARQIRQLEQTMCAADCSALSRKVPLLLLTAVGSSQSSWNDAEVEFAQCLNKPVKQSHFYNALVEILEHQAAHQAQLSPAETRSRSNAAVAKLQLPEMPANLRILLAEDNAVNQKVAIHMLQRLGYRTDLAGNGLEVLEALQRQPYDVVLMDVQMPDMDGITAAERICSQWSSAERPRIIAMTANAMHGDREACLDAGMDDYISKPVRLEELAQALSKCTSRIV
- a CDS encoding 1-acyl-sn-glycerol-3-phosphate acyltransferase, with the translated sequence MPRSITQAQPALQFIPPQLNPFVVQIVMRLLPLWMRWNTSITRVNARNTEILVDLYQRFQAGNIRFMMAFRHPSVDDPFALGLLLFQQVPAVARRRNVALKPPIHAHFIYDRGIPLWAGRWLGWLYSQLGGIPIQRGKLDRLGLKTVRDYFANGTLPMIAAPEGATNGHSEIVSPLEPGIAQMGFWCVEDLIKAGRHEQVFIVPIGIRYQYITPPWAALEALLTQLEADVGIQPSANRGTTEETAPVTSDTWQLPIGDSPATPEARLYPRLYRLGIRLLGLMEGFYQRFYHYNPPEATDAPAASPSSDPNQLLADRLQALLNTALTVAEQYFGLQPRGSVPDRCRRLEQAAWDCIYRDDIKSLEALSAVERSLADRIAEEADLRIWHMRLVESFVAVTGRYVRENPTAERFAETLLLTWETVARLKGERTYPRPRLGKQMATVTVGEPISVSDRWPDYQRDRRSAKQAVTALTQDLQAALEAMITRS